In Bacteroidota bacterium, a single genomic region encodes these proteins:
- a CDS encoding glycosyl hydrolase — MNKSFCQIIFACLLLLTISVSAQTPSKPTNDLESLFRNPPTSVKPYVWWHWMGSNFSKSGITKDLEAMKAEGIGGATIFNLSSAVQESHAPTLNNPWPEQTYRSPAYWEALRFAAAEANRLGLEIGLHNTVGYSTTGGPWIDEERSMQRLVWSDTIISGGTELNLKLMAPKLIADEGWGKTGRKISFYEDVVVLAIPAEKKEIAVNEVLNLTSHYDRENGLNWNAPAGKWIVYRICHASTGRPPHPIPDDLLGKVLEADKMSVEQSTWHWKNVLDPVKEHLGEYLGKSFTHMLIDSYEAGGQNWTTGFREEFIKRKGYDPIPWLASFSLTVGKEKDSKDRRILGSEEQTARFDWDYQDVISQLFFDNGWKIGKQKLAEAKLDLQMEPYGGPFNTAQCVALADLPMAEFWTAGIGGISPQVPAAARAAGKTLVGAEAFTGRPEVSQFTEDPAFLKATADKVFSQGINRMILHHWVHQPFDDRYQPGMGMGWWGTHFGRNQTWFEPGKAFFTYMARCQALLQYGEQVSDYLCVGKLDGNSDLISVPDFLAEDIQVKNNKVILPTGRSYAFVVFPEAEKMLPEVAKKIKSLVAAGAVIVSAKPVSSPSLKDFPKCDDFVKQIAQKVWGNRPSNQYGKGYVFIKIEDALAKTGITPDYQVEKAQNPDAIKIAHRHSADADVYFVANLSDKSQQTEVSFRLSCKQPELWQAEDGRICNAPVWNEKNGRTSVSLCLKGIQSVFVVFRKKASKADHPVSVSVNDPNSDWTTDCNSEGNPVLFSSGTVSAQIVYASGRQKKVDVKAIAPREIKGPWKVAFAPKLDQPFELDFPELIDFSKHSNKMVNYFAGTATYRKTISIDSASLKSRILLDLGEMNDIAEIRVNGKSAGVLWYPPYIVDVAQWFVAGENKLEILVTNNWANRLIGDEQEPADFEWGKDRGEKMGRAMLAYPDWFVKNQPRPSQGRKTFSIWYYYRKDSPLKPAGLVGPVRLVTETEVKL, encoded by the coding sequence ATGAACAAATCATTTTGTCAGATCATTTTTGCATGTTTGTTGCTTTTGACCATTTCAGTTAGTGCGCAAACGCCTTCAAAACCAACGAACGATCTTGAATCTCTTTTCCGGAATCCTCCCACTTCCGTAAAACCTTATGTTTGGTGGCACTGGATGGGTTCTAATTTCTCCAAATCAGGAATTACCAAGGATTTGGAAGCCATGAAGGCCGAAGGAATTGGTGGTGCAACCATCTTCAATCTAAGTTCCGCTGTTCAGGAGTCGCACGCACCAACGCTGAATAACCCCTGGCCGGAGCAAACCTATCGCAGTCCTGCTTATTGGGAGGCATTGCGCTTTGCAGCCGCCGAAGCCAATCGATTAGGTCTTGAAATTGGGCTGCACAATACTGTCGGATACTCAACCACCGGTGGTCCCTGGATTGACGAAGAGCGGAGTATGCAACGCTTAGTTTGGAGCGATACAATCATTTCAGGAGGAACAGAACTTAACCTCAAACTGATGGCTCCAAAGTTAATTGCCGACGAAGGCTGGGGAAAAACCGGAAGAAAAATTTCGTTTTATGAAGATGTGGTTGTTTTAGCCATTCCTGCTGAAAAAAAGGAGATTGCCGTTAATGAGGTGTTGAATCTGACTTCGCATTATGATCGGGAAAATGGACTGAACTGGAATGCCCCGGCCGGGAAATGGATTGTTTACCGAATATGCCATGCTTCCACCGGAAGGCCACCACATCCTATTCCCGACGATTTGCTGGGAAAAGTACTGGAAGCCGATAAAATGAGCGTGGAACAGAGCACTTGGCATTGGAAAAATGTGCTTGATCCGGTAAAAGAGCATCTGGGCGAATACCTGGGCAAATCGTTCACACACATGCTGATTGACAGTTACGAAGCTGGCGGCCAGAACTGGACAACAGGGTTTCGCGAAGAATTCATCAAGCGCAAAGGATATGATCCGATTCCCTGGCTGGCCTCGTTTAGCCTGACGGTTGGAAAAGAAAAAGATAGCAAAGACCGCCGTATTTTAGGCAGCGAAGAACAGACTGCCCGCTTTGACTGGGATTATCAGGATGTAATCAGTCAGCTATTTTTTGATAATGGATGGAAAATCGGAAAGCAAAAGTTGGCTGAAGCGAAACTGGATCTCCAAATGGAACCATACGGAGGCCCATTTAATACAGCGCAGTGTGTTGCACTAGCAGACCTGCCTATGGCCGAATTCTGGACTGCCGGAATTGGTGGGATTTCCCCGCAGGTGCCAGCAGCAGCAAGAGCAGCCGGCAAAACCTTGGTTGGTGCCGAAGCTTTTACAGGGCGGCCCGAGGTGAGCCAGTTTACCGAAGATCCGGCTTTTCTGAAGGCTACCGCTGACAAGGTTTTTTCGCAGGGCATCAACCGTATGATTTTGCATCATTGGGTACATCAGCCGTTTGATGATCGTTACCAGCCTGGTATGGGAATGGGTTGGTGGGGAACACATTTTGGACGTAACCAAACATGGTTTGAACCAGGAAAAGCATTCTTTACATACATGGCGCGCTGTCAGGCCTTGTTGCAATATGGCGAACAGGTATCCGATTATTTGTGCGTAGGAAAGCTGGATGGAAATTCCGATCTGATTTCGGTACCCGATTTTCTGGCAGAAGACATTCAGGTAAAAAATAACAAGGTTATACTACCAACAGGGCGCAGCTATGCTTTTGTGGTGTTTCCTGAAGCAGAAAAAATGTTGCCCGAAGTTGCTAAAAAGATAAAGTCCCTGGTTGCCGCAGGAGCTGTGATTGTTTCCGCAAAACCAGTTAGTTCTCCTAGTTTGAAGGATTTTCCGAAGTGCGACGATTTTGTAAAGCAGATTGCACAAAAGGTTTGGGGAAACAGACCATCCAATCAATATGGAAAGGGATATGTCTTTATCAAAATAGAAGACGCTTTAGCCAAGACCGGAATAACTCCTGATTATCAGGTTGAAAAAGCGCAGAATCCTGACGCTATAAAAATTGCTCACCGACATTCGGCTGATGCAGACGTTTATTTTGTTGCCAATCTTTCAGACAAATCGCAGCAGACCGAGGTTTCGTTTCGCTTGTCGTGTAAGCAACCTGAACTGTGGCAGGCCGAAGACGGAAGAATCTGCAATGCTCCGGTTTGGAACGAAAAAAATGGTCGCACATCTGTTTCTCTTTGCCTGAAAGGTATTCAATCAGTTTTTGTTGTCTTCAGAAAAAAGGCATCAAAAGCAGATCATCCGGTGTCTGTGTCTGTCAACGATCCGAATTCAGACTGGACAACAGATTGCAATTCCGAAGGAAATCCGGTACTGTTTTCATCAGGAACTGTTTCAGCTCAAATAGTTTATGCCTCTGGAAGGCAGAAGAAGGTGGATGTAAAAGCTATTGCTCCAAGAGAAATAAAAGGCCCGTGGAAAGTAGCCTTTGCTCCAAAACTTGATCAGCCTTTTGAACTTGATTTCCCGGAGCTGATCGATTTCAGTAAACACAGCAACAAAATGGTGAATTATTTTGCCGGGACAGCTACTTATCGTAAGACAATATCGATTGATTCAGCTTCGCTGAAAAGTAGGATATTACTTGATCTGGGAGAGATGAACGACATTGCCGAAATTCGCGTAAATGGGAAAAGTGCAGGAGTATTATGGTATCCTCCATACATCGTTGATGTTGCCCAATGGTTTGTCGCGGGCGAAAACAAACTGGAAATACTGGTCACCAACAATTGGGCTAACCGCCTGATTGGTGACGAACAGGAACCAGCCGATTTTGAATGGGGCAAAGATCGTGGAGAAAAAATGGGCAGAGCCATGCTGGCTTATCCCGACTGGTTTGTTAAAAACCAGCCCCGTCCATCGCAAGGTCGTAAAACCTTTTCAATCTGGTATTACTACAGGAAAGACAGTCCACTGAAACCTGCGGGGTTGGTGGGGCCGGTAAGGTTAGTAACAGAAACTGAAGTTAAATTGTAA
- a CDS encoding glycoside hydrolase N-terminal domain-containing protein — protein sequence MKKLVLLILLVFGCKIAFAQDTFNSFEQAKLHPLAYDRPAPDFFEGALLGNGAMGVVVTTRPDAVVFYFGHNNVWDIRIAENNKDKIGTFNEVFNRVKAIPDTLELLTDNPWYKEYSKMTAENYGKPYPRPFPCGSVLLGFDRRNAELIGHRLDVSNGLCEVYLLTRDQKKITLQVFTDMTSDQLWFRLVDSKGNSCANVFDRIKVMSDPSTPIEFPKTQIEENLEKGVIAFRQTLPYAEPEKYDAVNGHPKDKAFRLITAVNCALEKKSRINWDGNQQKMSPMEAGIVKQNGFVGCISIREGLNSSVEKDLPAVATPRREDLLASLDKGQQIWKEYWNKSGVKLGDQFLERMWYQNLYFLNCATKDGATTPGLFANWSYNNIGTAWHGDYHMNYNTQQPFWVTFSSNHLEKNLPYVNLIEKLVPVSKSWAKNYYELPGAYFPHSAYPVDMTINAYPVPTWGWEIAETPWAVQGLWWHYLYSGDVEFLKNRAFEPMKLAVEFLVAYMKRPEAIGPQWKDDKFHIFPTVPPELYGLRPGFKYNYDCNVDLALTKFVFNAFIEATKVLKIEKSEQVLLDNVKMILSHFPDYPTAISKEYGKVLVSVPEEHDQVVYNVPNSLFSVFPGEDHGLHSDSETMKLLKNTFYNQQNEGGNDLVFINLQAARIGMLDLERFKRHVNYSLLPNGTTSDRVMQVHGRYSDTTPYGYMDKMGIWVENFALPVVVNECLMQSYDGTIRLFPNWPREKDAEFHDLRAAGAFLVSASLKNGKVNEIKVTSEAGGVLKMILPWKTGGKLIVGKHQKILTSNLLELQTEKGEIILFNPQ from the coding sequence ATGAAAAAGTTGGTTCTTTTAATTTTATTGGTTTTTGGATGTAAGATTGCTTTTGCCCAGGATACGTTCAATTCATTCGAACAGGCAAAACTTCATCCGTTAGCTTACGATCGTCCTGCTCCTGATTTTTTTGAAGGAGCTTTGCTCGGAAACGGAGCAATGGGGGTGGTGGTGACCACCCGCCCCGATGCCGTTGTTTTCTACTTTGGTCACAACAATGTTTGGGATATTCGGATTGCCGAAAACAACAAAGACAAAATCGGCACTTTTAATGAAGTTTTTAACCGGGTAAAAGCAATTCCTGATACATTAGAATTACTAACCGACAATCCCTGGTACAAAGAATACAGTAAAATGACTGCCGAAAATTATGGGAAACCTTATCCGCGACCTTTTCCCTGCGGTTCAGTTTTGTTGGGATTCGACCGTCGGAATGCGGAGTTAATCGGTCACCGACTCGATGTTTCCAACGGATTGTGTGAAGTATATTTGCTGACCAGGGATCAGAAGAAAATTACCTTGCAGGTATTTACTGATATGACCAGCGACCAGCTTTGGTTCAGATTGGTCGATTCAAAGGGTAATTCATGCGCGAATGTATTTGATCGCATTAAAGTCATGAGCGATCCATCGACGCCTATAGAATTTCCCAAAACACAGATCGAAGAAAATCTGGAGAAAGGGGTGATTGCCTTTCGTCAAACTTTGCCATACGCTGAACCTGAAAAATACGATGCAGTAAATGGCCATCCTAAAGACAAGGCCTTTCGTTTAATTACAGCTGTGAATTGCGCGCTGGAGAAAAAATCGAGAATCAACTGGGATGGTAACCAACAGAAAATGTCGCCTATGGAAGCCGGCATTGTGAAGCAAAATGGTTTTGTAGGCTGCATTTCGATTCGGGAAGGATTGAATAGTTCGGTGGAAAAGGATTTGCCAGCGGTTGCAACTCCGCGGCGTGAAGATTTGCTGGCTTCTCTCGATAAAGGACAACAAATCTGGAAGGAATACTGGAACAAATCAGGAGTAAAACTCGGAGATCAGTTTCTGGAACGAATGTGGTATCAAAACCTGTATTTCCTGAATTGTGCTACCAAAGACGGGGCAACCACTCCGGGCTTATTTGCCAACTGGAGTTACAACAACATAGGAACTGCCTGGCATGGCGATTACCACATGAATTACAATACCCAGCAACCTTTCTGGGTCACTTTTTCGAGTAATCATCTGGAAAAGAACTTACCCTATGTCAATCTTATCGAGAAATTAGTACCGGTGAGTAAAAGTTGGGCAAAAAACTATTATGAATTGCCGGGCGCCTATTTTCCTCATAGCGCCTATCCGGTTGACATGACAATCAATGCTTATCCTGTGCCAACGTGGGGATGGGAAATTGCCGAGACTCCCTGGGCAGTGCAGGGATTATGGTGGCATTATTTATATTCAGGAGATGTGGAATTCCTTAAAAACCGTGCATTTGAACCAATGAAATTGGCTGTCGAGTTTCTTGTTGCTTATATGAAACGCCCCGAAGCCATTGGTCCGCAATGGAAAGATGATAAATTTCATATATTCCCAACTGTTCCTCCTGAATTGTACGGACTTCGTCCGGGTTTCAAATACAATTACGATTGCAATGTAGATTTGGCGCTGACCAAGTTTGTTTTCAATGCTTTTATCGAAGCCACCAAGGTTTTAAAGATCGAAAAATCAGAGCAGGTTTTGCTTGACAATGTAAAAATGATTTTGTCCCATTTCCCCGATTATCCCACTGCAATTTCGAAAGAGTATGGAAAGGTGCTGGTTTCGGTTCCTGAAGAACATGATCAGGTGGTTTACAATGTGCCAAATTCGCTGTTCTCCGTGTTCCCGGGCGAAGATCATGGATTACATTCCGACTCAGAAACCATGAAGCTATTGAAGAACACGTTCTATAATCAGCAAAACGAGGGAGGTAACGATCTGGTTTTTATTAATCTGCAGGCAGCCCGAATCGGTATGCTCGATTTGGAGCGGTTTAAGCGGCATGTTAATTATTCACTGCTGCCCAATGGAACTACTTCCGACCGGGTGATGCAGGTGCATGGCCGTTATAGCGACACTACTCCTTATGGCTATATGGATAAAATGGGCATCTGGGTCGAAAACTTCGCGTTGCCAGTCGTGGTCAACGAATGCTTGATGCAAAGCTATGATGGAACGATCCGACTTTTCCCAAACTGGCCGAGGGAAAAGGATGCTGAATTTCATGACCTGCGCGCTGCGGGGGCTTTTCTGGTTTCTGCTTCGCTGAAAAATGGAAAAGTTAACGAGATAAAAGTAACCAGTGAAGCTGGCGGCGTGCTGAAGATGATTCTGCCCTGGAAAACGGGAGGAAAATTGATCGTAGGAAAGCATCAGAAAATACTTACCTCGAATTTGCTGGAATTGCAGACTGAAAAAGGTGAAATAATCCTATTTAATCCACAATAA
- a CDS encoding DUF4450 domain-containing protein, with protein sequence MKINNGFKIFLFLIATSLSLTGFTQSSVNYVVENGAIVGRNTGRYNNRPLYINNSNAFILAGDQPIARLAKDQYLYGTLMLAIERNGKNKWLQQCDQITSLYHAGQMCWLITDAAFPGLKIKLEVLPMAQTTGMVVCASAEGAKPGDKLIWTFGGAQWRKDQNLSWKLDVLGQPELLNWGFVPEECKNNQVNINGEAGFLSLKDNETDKRLFTVAVSCNSLAKTGVSDASDWNDFTLFNQSKPNQLPIMKGTVVLENAQSSYWAIEAFNQDVPPDISRINNPEKAFHDGVSRIEELRSHIKLNTPDSYLNAMAQASTVAIDGAWHAPVFHHGAMQWNVRLPGWRTIFGGTMLGWHDRVKAEAKFYIESQIKESTKTKQESDTLKLFTKEGKGSRFYGVGYISRDQDFYNMQTQFFDQIIEEWRWTADPELESLLRQALELHLKWQQDCFDPDGDGVYESYLNTWPTDSQWYNGGGTAEETSYAYRGHLAARDLARRAKDVDAENFHNQMMAKIKKGFFEKLWIPERGYSGSYREQGGYERLHTDPWLYSIFLPIDSKLTNDLQSIESTYYSEWALQNDKNPLGGRKVWTSNWIPGIWSVRELWPGDNYHLALSYFQAGLPDDGYDILRGTYMCSGFGSVVPGNLGDPAGGIDFGDCMHPFVRTIVQGLFGFNPDLPNGIVNFNPQFPSDWNQASIEIPDVKINFNQSDKQIKYNIELIHPVRFMANIPFSSLKVNSVTVNGKAVKWTVLPSAGRSLLQLNILNTEKAEIVINTSEELAFQKPIFVEGNIGEPIQLPVKDAKVMEVYDSQKVLEKYTVSKNTIQAKLGMNKGSHTVIAKVLVGENPQYRVFRLKINDPQGDAAYAAKFLDQVPATVQWNLIDISKFLNADVREIYRQKYLSPRPKTVSARIGTDGYSAWTFPHWGAKAPEINLDKVANYKVSGQIVTPQKVPFRWNDDSKNIAFTSLWDNFPHGITVPVKQKGDAIWMLIAGSTNIMQCQITNAVIRLNYADGKTDSLELVPPVNYWSLSTIYSHPQSPGSSLRNYYFAEKDKFCLPKKLPETVELGQNCRAMVLNLKLRPGVELESVTLETLSQEVVVGLMGVTIMTLK encoded by the coding sequence ATGAAAATAAACAATGGTTTTAAAATATTTCTATTTCTGATTGCGACAAGCCTTTCACTGACAGGTTTTACACAGTCTAGTGTGAATTACGTTGTTGAAAATGGCGCTATTGTTGGTAGAAATACCGGCCGTTACAACAATCGGCCCTTGTACATCAACAATTCCAACGCTTTTATTCTTGCCGGAGATCAACCCATTGCCCGGTTGGCGAAAGATCAGTATTTGTATGGAACGTTGATGCTGGCCATCGAACGAAACGGAAAAAACAAATGGTTGCAGCAATGCGATCAGATTACTTCCTTATACCATGCTGGACAAATGTGTTGGCTGATTACAGATGCAGCATTTCCTGGTCTAAAAATCAAACTCGAAGTTCTCCCGATGGCCCAAACAACAGGAATGGTAGTTTGTGCAAGCGCAGAAGGAGCAAAGCCTGGCGACAAGCTGATCTGGACGTTTGGAGGTGCCCAGTGGCGAAAGGATCAGAACCTGTCATGGAAACTGGATGTTTTGGGTCAACCCGAGCTACTCAACTGGGGATTTGTTCCTGAAGAATGCAAAAATAATCAGGTGAATATCAATGGTGAAGCTGGCTTCTTGAGTTTAAAAGATAATGAAACAGATAAAAGGCTATTCACAGTTGCAGTCAGTTGTAATTCATTGGCCAAAACAGGAGTATCTGATGCTTCAGATTGGAACGACTTTACTCTTTTTAATCAGTCAAAACCTAATCAATTGCCTATTATGAAAGGAACAGTTGTTCTTGAAAACGCGCAATCCAGCTATTGGGCTATCGAAGCTTTTAATCAGGATGTTCCACCCGATATTTCCCGGATTAATAATCCTGAAAAAGCTTTTCATGATGGAGTAAGTCGCATCGAAGAATTGCGCAGTCATATCAAATTAAATACTCCGGATTCATATTTGAATGCCATGGCGCAGGCATCAACAGTTGCCATTGACGGTGCGTGGCACGCACCAGTTTTTCATCATGGAGCCATGCAATGGAATGTACGCCTGCCCGGTTGGCGCACTATTTTTGGCGGAACCATGTTAGGTTGGCACGATCGGGTTAAGGCAGAAGCAAAGTTTTACATCGAAAGTCAGATCAAAGAATCGACGAAAACGAAACAGGAATCTGATACCTTGAAATTGTTTACCAAGGAGGGAAAAGGTTCTCGCTTTTATGGCGTTGGGTATATCAGCCGCGATCAGGATTTTTATAACATGCAGACACAGTTTTTCGATCAAATCATAGAAGAATGGCGTTGGACTGCCGATCCGGAACTGGAAAGCTTGTTACGGCAGGCACTTGAACTTCATCTGAAATGGCAGCAGGATTGCTTTGATCCTGACGGCGATGGCGTTTACGAGAGTTATTTGAATACCTGGCCTACTGATTCGCAGTGGTACAACGGGGGCGGAACCGCTGAAGAAACTTCATACGCCTATCGCGGGCATTTGGCAGCGCGCGACTTGGCTCGCAGGGCAAAAGATGTGGATGCTGAAAATTTTCACAACCAAATGATGGCAAAAATTAAAAAGGGATTTTTTGAGAAGCTTTGGATACCTGAACGAGGCTACTCCGGATCATATCGAGAGCAAGGCGGGTACGAACGCCTCCACACCGATCCGTGGTTATACAGTATTTTCCTTCCCATCGATTCCAAACTGACCAATGATTTACAATCCATTGAATCGACATATTACTCCGAATGGGCTTTGCAAAATGACAAAAATCCACTGGGAGGCCGCAAGGTATGGACATCGAACTGGATTCCGGGAATATGGTCGGTTCGCGAATTATGGCCGGGCGACAATTACCACCTGGCATTAAGCTATTTTCAGGCTGGATTACCCGATGATGGTTACGATATTTTGCGGGGTACTTATATGTGCAGCGGTTTTGGATCGGTAGTTCCCGGCAACCTGGGTGATCCTGCCGGTGGAATTGATTTTGGCGATTGCATGCACCCGTTTGTTCGTACCATTGTTCAGGGGCTGTTTGGGTTCAATCCCGATCTTCCGAATGGTATAGTGAATTTTAATCCTCAGTTCCCGTCCGATTGGAATCAGGCATCCATCGAAATCCCTGATGTCAAAATCAACTTTAATCAATCGGACAAACAAATCAAATACAATATCGAATTGATTCATCCTGTAAGGTTTATGGCAAATATTCCTTTTTCTTCGCTGAAAGTAAATTCGGTAACGGTAAATGGCAAGGCTGTAAAATGGACAGTGCTCCCATCAGCCGGAAGAAGTTTATTGCAACTCAATATTCTGAATACTGAAAAGGCTGAGATTGTGATCAATACTTCAGAAGAATTGGCCTTTCAAAAACCAATTTTTGTTGAAGGAAATATTGGCGAACCGATTCAATTGCCGGTGAAGGATGCTAAAGTTATGGAGGTTTATGATTCTCAGAAAGTACTTGAAAAATATACAGTTTCAAAAAATACCATTCAAGCCAAACTAGGAATGAATAAAGGTTCTCATACCGTGATTGCTAAAGTTTTGGTTGGTGAAAATCCTCAGTACCGTGTTTTTCGCTTAAAAATAAACGATCCGCAGGGTGATGCAGCCTATGCAGCAAAATTTCTGGATCAGGTTCCTGCCACTGTACAATGGAATCTAATCGATATCAGTAAATTTCTGAATGCCGATGTTCGCGAAATTTACAGGCAAAAATATTTGTCGCCGCGACCGAAAACGGTTTCGGCACGTATCGGGACCGACGGATATTCGGCCTGGACTTTTCCGCACTGGGGAGCCAAAGCGCCTGAAATTAATCTGGATAAAGTAGCAAACTACAAAGTCTCCGGCCAGATCGTTACACCACAAAAGGTCCCTTTTCGCTGGAATGATGACTCTAAAAACATTGCGTTTACCTCCCTGTGGGATAATTTTCCGCACGGGATAACGGTTCCGGTAAAACAAAAAGGTGATGCCATTTGGATGCTCATCGCCGGATCGACCAACATCATGCAATGCCAGATTACCAATGCAGTTATCCGCTTAAATTATGCCGATGGGAAAACCGATTCACTGGAATTGGTTCCGCCTGTAAACTATTGGAGCTTGAGCACGATTTACTCGCATCCGCAGTCACCAGGTTCATCGCTAAGGAATTATTACTTTGCAGAGAAAGATAAATTCTGTTTGCCGAAAAAGCTCCCTGAAACCGTTGAACTGGGGCAAAATTGCCGTGCTATGGTTCTCAATCTCAAACTTCGCCCAGGCGTTGAATTAGAGAGTGTGACTCTTGAAACCCTTTCACAGGAAGTGGTGGTTGGATTGATGGGAGTTACGATAATGACTTTAAAATAA